From the genome of Gemmatimonadota bacterium:
GCTGGCCTTCAACGAACACTGCTGAAAACCGGCCGGACCTATTCCTTCTCGTACTCCGCCGTGCAGGTCGTGTGGATGCCGCCGCGGACCCGGTAGTCGGTGCTGACCGTCATGCGGACCGGCCGTACGGCGGCGACGAGGTCGTCGAGGATCCGGCGCGTGACATGCTCCTGCACCATGCCGACGTTCCGGTAGGAGAGCAGGTAGTACTTGTAGGACCGCAGTTCGAGGACCTGCTCGTCCGGCACGTAGGACACGATCACCTCACCGAAATCCGGCAGCCCCGTCCAGGGGCAGACCGCCGTGAACTCGTCCGTATCGATATCCACGTCGAGGGGATCGCCCTTCGATTCGTAGGGGAAGGTCTCCAGGACCTCGGGCTTGATGGCCTCGGGGCCGTCGAAGTCGAACTGCTTATGTCGGGGTTCGATGTCCATGAGGTTTGTTGAGGCGGATTGCACAGGGTTGAATGCCGCTCATAGAAAAACATTAAAGCGCGCCCGTTTCTATTTTGTCAACCATGTGCTGAAACGCTCGTTGATTTCCTCTCCGTTGTCGCTCCACCACTGCCAGTTGTTATGCAGGGCACGTGCCATGTTTTGCGGACCTGTCGGCAAGTGCGGCATCATTTCCACTCCGGTTTCGGCGTGTACACTGATGAGCTGCATGGCCGATCGGCGTGTAGGACTGTACGCAATGTACCTGGTCAATTCTGCCATCGACCGGGCCGATGAAGCAAAGTCCACGAAACGATGTGCGGCTTCGAGGTTCTGTGTGCCTTCTACGATGCCGTAGGCGCCCATCTTCAGTATCTGTCCGTCCCAGACGATTACGAACGGTTGACCTTCCTTCGCCTGGGCGTTGAAGATACGGCCATTGTAAGCCGTAGTCATAGCCACTTCGCCGTCGGCCAGCAATTGAGGCGGCTGTGCACCGGTATCCCACCATACGACGTGTTCTTTAATGGTATCCAGTTTTTCAAACGCTCGGTCTACGCCTGCTTCCGTGTCCAGGACGGCGTATACTTCTTCGACACGTACTCCGTCGGCCATTAGCGCAAATTCGAGGTTACCTTGCGGCACGCGCCGCAAGCCCCTTCGACCCGGAAATCCGGCCATGTCGAAAAAGTCTTTGATCGTTGTGGGCATTATGTCACCGATGTTCTTTTCGTTGTAGGCGAACACCGTAGAGAAATACAACTTGCCCACACCGCATTCGGTAATCGTTCCCGAATCGAAATCCTTGTGTGCGGGCGTACCATCGGACCCTGGTGAGTAGCGTTCGGTTTCTATCGGCACGATCAAACCTTCGTCACAGGCTCGAACCAGCTCGGCCATTTCGAAATCGACCACATCCCAATACACTTTACCGATCTCGACCTGCGAGCGTACCTGGGCCAATCCACCGTTGAAATGGTCCATGTCTACACTTATACCGGACTCGACCTCGAAGCGACTGTGGATGGCTTTCTCACTGGCCTGGGCGAACGACCCGCCAAAGCTGACCACGGTTACAGATTGGCCGTTCACAGGCGGCGTAAACAAAACCAGCGAAAATAACACGAATAATCGTAACATTCAGACTTCTTTTGGCTGAAGAATGGAAAGGTGCCTGGTATTCAGCGCGATTCCTTTTCCCTCAAACTCACACCCGGCCCGTGATGTCAGGCGCCTCGGGGTCGACGCTGCCGCCCTCCGGCTGGGAGGCGACGGGCCGGCAGGGCATTTCAGTATAGGAATTATACGCGACGTCGAGCCAGGGCGTTTCGATGGGACGGTGGTCTTCGTGCCGGCTGTTCATCACGGCGTCGACGATGCCCGTGACCAGCAGCGTCCGCTCGGGCGGATACGGCGCGGCGCCCGTCTGGAAGAATCGCTGTATATTGGCGCACAGGTAGCCGAAGTGGGCGTGGTTGCCCTCGCGGACCAGGTTGAATACGGCCCCGTGCACGCGGCCGTCGACACGGGCGGCGTAGGCCCAGGTTTCGATGTAGCCGCCGAGCATGAGGGTCGTCGTCCGCAGTCCGTCGCGCCGTTCCACCAGGAAGGCCGCCGGTTCTTTTGCGTGATCCCGCGCCGATCCTTCGGGCTTGCCGGGGATGGCGTCGAGTGCTGACTCCATCAGGTCCCGCGACCACAGGCCCTCCTCGCAGGCCCGCCACATTGCATCGCCTTCCAGGCACTGCACCGAAGCCACGCCCGTCTCCCCGCCGATCCGCCGCTCGACCATGCACTGCAGCGCCTCCAGGGTATGGTAGCCGTAGGATTCGATCCCGCCGAACCCCACGGTGAGCGCCTCCTCGACGTTGGTTTCCAGATCGTACTCGATCCAGGGATCCCGCCAGGCCAGGGGCAGGGAGGAGCCGGCCATCAGAGGGATGTCCAGTTCCTCCGCCCGGCTCCACATCCACTGGGCGTCCCGGAAATCGTAGGCGAGGTGCTTGTCGCTGAACACGGGCACGGACCGGCCGCTCTCGGCGAAGACGCCGGCGATCTGCTCGAAGAAGTACCGCCGCGGATACATGTGGCGGCCCCGCTCGTTCCACGGGTAGTCGCCGTGCTCGCCGATGAGCAGCACCGCGTCCACCCCGAGGCTGTCGCCGCCCGCGTGCAGCGCCCGGCGGATGCTCGGGTAGACGGGCACGCCGAACTTCTCGGCCAGTCGCAGGCCGATGTCGTTCTCGAGGACATGGTCGATGTAGAGGGATACGACGTCCACTTCGGGAGCGAAGTATCCCTCGTCGACCGACCAGCCCTTCAGGAACTTGGAGACGATGACGTCCGCGTGTGCGCCGGGGAAGTAGATCGTGCAGACGGCGGCGACGCGAAGGCGCTTGACCATGAGTCCCTGGTCTCCGTCAGCTTCCGAGAACAGGTTCTTCGACCGGCACTTCCGCGGGGGCCTCCGCGGGCACTTCCG
Proteins encoded in this window:
- the queF gene encoding NADPH-dependent 7-cyano-7-deazaguanine reductase QueF — encoded protein: MDIEPRHKQFDFDGPEAIKPEVLETFPYESKGDPLDVDIDTDEFTAVCPWTGLPDFGEVIVSYVPDEQVLELRSYKYYLLSYRNVGMVQEHVTRRILDDLVAAVRPVRMTVSTDYRVRGGIHTTCTAEYEKE
- a CDS encoding ABC transporter substrate-binding protein, with protein sequence MLRLFVLFSLVLFTPPVNGQSVTVVSFGGSFAQASEKAIHSRFEVESGISVDMDHFNGGLAQVRSQVEIGKVYWDVVDFEMAELVRACDEGLIVPIETERYSPGSDGTPAHKDFDSGTITECGVGKLYFSTVFAYNEKNIGDIMPTTIKDFFDMAGFPGRRGLRRVPQGNLEFALMADGVRVEEVYAVLDTEAGVDRAFEKLDTIKEHVVWWDTGAQPPQLLADGEVAMTTAYNGRIFNAQAKEGQPFVIVWDGQILKMGAYGIVEGTQNLEAAHRFVDFASSARSMAELTRYIAYSPTRRSAMQLISVHAETGVEMMPHLPTGPQNMARALHNNWQWWSDNGEEINERFSTWLTK